The sequence below is a genomic window from Clostridium putrefaciens.
TTCTATAAGTTCCTTTATATAACCTTTACATGTTTCATAGCTATAAGGCATTTCCATATCAATTAACTTCATTGACTTTTCCATTCTCTCTAAATGTTTTTCAAAAAATAAAGGTACTCCATTTATAATTCTTATAACTTCATATACATTTATATCACTATATATAAAGTCATTATTAAAATCAACACATTTTTCAACCTTCCCATTTTTGATCAAAAATTTATTTATACAATCCGCCATAAAATATAAACAGGTTATGAAAATCATATTAAAACATAGCCTCTCCTTCCTTAAACTTTTTATATTATGATTTTTTTGTATATGATATTTTTAGATACAACTTAAGAATGCAAAAGTTATTACTACCAAATACATTACTTCTTTATAGCCTTTTTAATTTTTAAAGTGCTCTACTTATATCTACTTCCAATTTAATATCTTTATTCCTTTACTGTCTTTCTTGAAATTTATAAGATATGGATTTCCTACTAAATCAAATAAAGGTTTATCCGAAAGAGAATCCGAAAACATATAGGAATCTTTGTAATCAACTTCTATATTTTCTTTAATAAGCTCTTCTCTTAGCCTTCTTACCTTTTCTTCACCCTTGCAATTTAATCCATCCATCCTCCTAGTATGTCTCCCATCACTAGTTATATACTTAGTTCCTATTATTTTATCTACTTGTTTTATGTTATAAAATTCATTTAAATAAAATTCAGGTGAAGCAGATATTAAATAAATAAGATATCCTTTAGATTTCATCTTATTTATCATATTAATAGCATCTTTGTATACAATGCTATTAATTCTCTCATTATAAAATTCTTTCACAAGTTTATCTACCTGCGTTTCTTCCATACCTTCAATAAATTTTAAGAAGGTTTCCTTTGTCTGTTTTTCATCAAAAGCTCTAGTAATAAACATAATACCTGAAAGCAAAGCTCTTGGAATATATCTAATGTTTTTTAAATCCTTTTTTATCATAAACTTAAAAAACTCCATTAAGGTTTCTTTTTTTGTTAAAGTATAATCTATATCAAATATCGCAAGCTTAACCATAATTAATATATCACCTACCTTTTTAAAATTGCTTGATAGAAAAAAACTGCTGCAAAAAGCAGCAGTTTAATATTCTATTCTATTCTTATTCTTGTTCTTCTTCTTTATCTTGTTCTTCTAACATTGTTTCATAATATCTTGAAACTTCTTCGAATTCTGTATCTTCCGGTATAACTAGTTCTCCATCTTCACCTACTGATTTAAATAAGTATACAGATCCATCAGCTGGGTTTTGAACTAGAACATATTGTCCTTCTTTATATTCAAATCCATCTACCACTTCACATGGTGTAACATTTCCATCTTCGTCCTCTAAATCAACTACGAAAGATTCAAATTCATTTTCTCCACAACCGCATCCTTCGTGATCATGATTATGTCCGTGTCCTTCTGATCCACATCCACAACCTTCTTGTTTCTCGTTATTATCTCCACAGCCACAACCGCAACCTGTTTTCTCTTCAGTGTTTTCTCCGCAGCCACAACCACATTTCTCTTGTTCTTCGTTATTCATATAATCTCTGATTTTAAATTAAACTTATAGTCTAATAAAATTTCAGATTTTCACCTCCTTAACTCTTATGTATTCATTTTAACCTTAAACCATAAATAATAAAAGGTTTTTTTGAAAAATTATTTACTTTGTTTATTAAAAATTTATTATTGGGTCTAATTAATTAAAAAGGGCTGCCCTAAGGACAGCCCTTTTTTATAAGTTATTATTGTTGGTTTGCAAGTTTTTTGTAACCATCTAATCTTTCTTTAGCATCTTGCTCAGTCTTTGCAAATAATTCTTCTGCAAAGTCTGGATATGCTTTTTGTAATGAAGCATATCTAACTTCTCCTAGTAAGAAGTCTCTAAATGGCATTTTTGGTTCTTTTGAATCTAAGCTAAATGCATTCTTTTCTCCACCTCTTAAAGTTGGATTATATCTGTATAAAGCCCAGTATCCACTATCTACTGCTAATTTAGATTCTAACTGACTATTTCCCATTCCAGCTTTAATACCATGATTTATACATGGTGAATATGCTATTATTAGGGATGGTCCATCATAAGCTTCTGCTTCTGCAATAGCTTTTAATGTTTGATTTTTATCTGCTCCCATAGATATTTGAGCTACATATACATATCCATAAGTCATAGCTATCATTCCAAGATCCTTTTTCTTAGTTCTCTTACCTGAAGCAGCAAACTTAGCTATAGCAGCTGTTGGAGTAGCCTTTGAAGATTGACCTCCTGTGTTTGAATATACTTCTGTATCAAATACAAGTATATTCACGTTCTCCCCTGATGCAAGTACGTGGTCAACTCCGCCAAATCCTATATCATAAGCCCAACCATCTCCACCAAATATCCAATGTGATCTCTTAACTAAATAATCCTCATTAGATATAATATCTTTAGTTAGGTTGTTCTTTTCTTCTTTTGATACAGCTGCAATTACTCTATTAGCTCTATCTCTTGTACCTTCTCCATTATCTATATTTTCTAACCAATCTTTAAGTATTGATTTTGTGTTTTCAGTAATGTTTTCTTCTATTAATGCCTTAACAGTTGAAGCTAACTTTTCTCTCATAGCTTTAACTCCAAGGAACATTCCCATTCCAAATTCAGCATTATCTTCAAATAATGAATTAGCCCATGATGGACCATGTCCGTTATGATTAGTAGTATATGCTGTAGCTGGTGCTGAAGCTGCCCATATAGATGAACATCCTGTAGCATTTGCTATCATCATTCTATCTCCAAATAATTGAGTTACAAGTTTTGCATAAGGAGTTTCTCCACAACCAGCACAAGCTCCTGAGAACTCTAGAAGTGGTTGTTCAAATTGGCTTCCTTTAACAGTTGACTTAGTCATCGGGTTAGCTTTTGGTGAAAGTGTCATTGCATAATCCCAATTTTCTGTTTGATGTAACTGCTGATCAATTGGTTTCATTATTAAAGCTTTTTCAGGTGCTGGACATACTTGAGCACAATTTCCACACCCTGTACAATCAAGAGGACTTATTTGTATTTTGAAGTTTAATCCTTCAAAAGTTTTTCCTCCAACTGCTTTCTTATTTTCAAATCCTTCTGGAGCATTTTTAGTTTCTTCTTCATTTAATAAGAATGGTCTTATTACAGCGTGAGGACAAACATATGCACATTGGTTACATTGTATACATTTATCTATTTGCCATTCAGGAACGTTTATTGCTATTCCTCTCTTTTCAAAGGCTGATGTTCCACTTTCAAATGTTCCATCTTCCATTCCAACAAATGTACTAACAGGAAGGCTATCTCCCTCTAATCTATTCATAGGATAAACTATATTTTCTATAAATGCTGGAACTTGTTTTTGTGACTTAACTTCTTCACTCTTAGCACTTTTCCATGAAGACGGCACATCTATTTTAATTATTGATTCTATGCCCTTATCTATAGCAGCGTTATTCATGTCTATAACCTTTTGTCCTTTTTTACCGTAGGACTTTATAACTGCTTCCTTTAAGTATTTAACTGCATCCTCTACTGGAATTATGTTAGCAAGCTTAAAGAATGCTGATTGCATTATCATATTTATTCTTCCGCCAAGACCAATTTCTTGTGCTATTTTAACAGCATTTAATGTATATACATGTATATCATTTTCTGCAATATATCTCTTATACTCAGCTGGAAGATGAGCATCTAATTCTTCTGGTGTCCAAATTGTATTTAAGAAGAAAGTACCACCTTTTTTTAATCCTTCTATTACAAAATACTTATATACATAAGCTTGATTGTGACAGGCAATGAAGTCTGCTTTATTTATTAAGTATGGAGATTTAATAGGTGACTTACCAAATCTTAAATGTGATACAGTAACTCCACCTGATTTTTTAGAGTCATAAGAAAAATATCCTTGAGCATACATGTCTGTATAGTCTCCAATAATTTTTATAGCACTCTTATTAGCTCCAACAGTTCCATCTGATCCAAGTCCCCAGAACTTACAAGCTTTTGTTCCTTTTGGTGTTGTATCTATATCTGTTTTTAAATATTCAAGTGATGTATTTGTTACATCGTCTATTATTCCTATAGTGAATCCATCTTTTGGTGTTTCTTTATTTAAGTTTTCATATACACTTGCTATATGTGTAGGTGTTGTATCTTTTGATCCAAGACCATATCTTCCACCAACTATAACTGGGAAATTTACTCTTCCGTAGAATGTATTTTTAACATCTAAGAATAAAGGCTCTCCTGGAGCACCCGGTTCTTTAGTTCTATCTAAAACTGCTATCTTCTTAACAGTGCTTGGTATAGCCTTAATCAATCTTTCCATTGAGAATGGTCTAAATAATCTAACCTTTACTAGTCCAACCTTTTCTCCAGTTGCATTTAAGTAATCTATAGTCTCTTCAATAACTTCTGTTACAGATCCCATAGCAATTATTACTCTTTCTGCATCTGGCGCTCCATAGTAATCGAAGCAATGATATTCTCTTCCTGTAAGTTTTGTTATCTCTTCCATATGATTTTCAACAAGTTCTGGAATTGCATCATAGAATTTGTTTACACTTTCTCTTTCTTGGAAGTAAATATCTGGATTTTGCGCTGTTCCTCTAGTTACAGGATTATTAGGATTTAAAGCTCTTTTTCTAAATGCGTCAACTGCATCCATATCTACTAATTTTGCAAGTTCATCATATTCTAAGACCTCTATCTTTTGAACTTCATGTGATGTTCTAAATCCATCAAAGAAATTTAAGAAAGGTATTCTTGATTTAATTGCTACTAAATGAGATATTGCAGATAAGTCCATTATTTCTTGAACTGACCCTTCAGCAAGCATAGCAAATCCTGTTTGCCTAGCAGCCATAACGTCTTGGTGATCACCAAATATACTTAATGAACTAGTTGCAAGTGCTCTAGCTGATACATGAAATACTGCAGGCAATAATTCACCAGCCATTTTGTACATATTAGGGATCATAAGTAACAATCCTTGAGATGCTGTAAATGTAGTTGTTAATGCTCCTGCTTGAAGTGAACCATGAACTGCACCTGCTGCCCCTCCTTCGGATTGCATTTCCATAACCTTAACAGGTTGACCAAATATGTTCTTTCTTCCTTGTGCTGACCATTCATCAACACTTTCCGCCATAGGTGAAGAAGGTGTAATAGGATAAATTGCAGTTACATCTGTAAAGGCATATGCCACATGAGCCGCTGCAGTGTTACCATCCATTGTTTTCATTTTTCTCATTACTTCTGACCTCTCTTTCGATTTTTATATATTTAATCTTGGAAATTTAATA
It includes:
- the nifJ gene encoding pyruvate:ferredoxin (flavodoxin) oxidoreductase translates to MRKMKTMDGNTAAAHVAYAFTDVTAIYPITPSSPMAESVDEWSAQGRKNIFGQPVKVMEMQSEGGAAGAVHGSLQAGALTTTFTASQGLLLMIPNMYKMAGELLPAVFHVSARALATSSLSIFGDHQDVMAARQTGFAMLAEGSVQEIMDLSAISHLVAIKSRIPFLNFFDGFRTSHEVQKIEVLEYDELAKLVDMDAVDAFRKRALNPNNPVTRGTAQNPDIYFQERESVNKFYDAIPELVENHMEEITKLTGREYHCFDYYGAPDAERVIIAMGSVTEVIEETIDYLNATGEKVGLVKVRLFRPFSMERLIKAIPSTVKKIAVLDRTKEPGAPGEPLFLDVKNTFYGRVNFPVIVGGRYGLGSKDTTPTHIASVYENLNKETPKDGFTIGIIDDVTNTSLEYLKTDIDTTPKGTKACKFWGLGSDGTVGANKSAIKIIGDYTDMYAQGYFSYDSKKSGGVTVSHLRFGKSPIKSPYLINKADFIACHNQAYVYKYFVIEGLKKGGTFFLNTIWTPEELDAHLPAEYKRYIAENDIHVYTLNAVKIAQEIGLGGRINMIMQSAFFKLANIIPVEDAVKYLKEAVIKSYGKKGQKVIDMNNAAIDKGIESIIKIDVPSSWKSAKSEEVKSQKQVPAFIENIVYPMNRLEGDSLPVSTFVGMEDGTFESGTSAFEKRGIAINVPEWQIDKCIQCNQCAYVCPHAVIRPFLLNEEETKNAPEGFENKKAVGGKTFEGLNFKIQISPLDCTGCGNCAQVCPAPEKALIMKPIDQQLHQTENWDYAMTLSPKANPMTKSTVKGSQFEQPLLEFSGACAGCGETPYAKLVTQLFGDRMMIANATGCSSIWAASAPATAYTTNHNGHGPSWANSLFEDNAEFGMGMFLGVKAMREKLASTVKALIEENITENTKSILKDWLENIDNGEGTRDRANRVIAAVSKEEKNNLTKDIISNEDYLVKRSHWIFGGDGWAYDIGFGGVDHVLASGENVNILVFDTEVYSNTGGQSSKATPTAAIAKFAASGKRTKKKDLGMIAMTYGYVYVAQISMGADKNQTLKAIAEAEAYDGPSLIIAYSPCINHGIKAGMGNSQLESKLAVDSGYWALYRYNPTLRGGEKNAFSLDSKEPKMPFRDFLLGEVRYASLQKAYPDFAEELFAKTEQDAKERLDGYKKLANQQ
- a CDS encoding HAD-IB family hydrolase, giving the protein MVKLAIFDIDYTLTKKETLMEFFKFMIKKDLKNIRYIPRALLSGIMFITRAFDEKQTKETFLKFIEGMEETQVDKLVKEFYNERINSIVYKDAINMINKMKSKGYLIYLISASPEFYLNEFYNIKQVDKIIGTKYITSDGRHTRRMDGLNCKGEEKVRRLREELIKENIEVDYKDSYMFSDSLSDKPLFDLVGNPYLINFKKDSKGIKILNWK
- a CDS encoding DUF1292 domain-containing protein, producing MNNEEQEKCGCGCGENTEEKTGCGCGCGDNNEKQEGCGCGSEGHGHNHDHEGCGCGENEFESFVVDLEDEDGNVTPCEVVDGFEYKEGQYVLVQNPADGSVYLFKSVGEDGELVIPEDTEFEEVSRYYETMLEEQDKEEEQE